From a region of the Geothrix sp. 21YS21S-2 genome:
- a CDS encoding C40 family peptidase — protein sequence MRPAFIRGLIASLLMVLPGWAGDPQAHVVTRPVVNFFSGPREDADVVSQALLGARVVELERKDGWVRIKGDDDYPGWAEASALRALKAGEGYPAGTMVEVDVLGANVYREPDVTRHAPLLTAPFGARLERVPGPMDSARWLGVRLPDGRGAWIQSGDVRTDFRPIGIEASLELARRFLGVNYTWGGCSSFGFDCSGFTQAIIRRRGAIMPRDANVQAEWKGLVPVPDRAALEPGDLLFFGRDKDHISHTGMYLGKGAFIHDTPRNRPMVQISELASPEWSAILVAMRRLK from the coding sequence ATGCGTCCTGCCTTCATCCGCGGCCTCATCGCCTCCCTCCTGATGGTCCTGCCCGGATGGGCCGGGGATCCCCAGGCCCACGTGGTGACCCGGCCCGTCGTGAACTTCTTCTCGGGCCCCCGGGAGGACGCCGACGTGGTGTCCCAGGCGCTTCTGGGCGCGCGCGTGGTGGAACTGGAGCGCAAGGACGGCTGGGTGCGCATCAAGGGGGACGACGACTACCCCGGGTGGGCCGAGGCCTCGGCCCTGCGGGCCCTGAAGGCCGGCGAGGGCTACCCCGCGGGGACGATGGTGGAAGTGGACGTCCTGGGCGCGAACGTGTACCGCGAGCCGGACGTGACCAGGCACGCGCCCCTGCTCACCGCGCCCTTCGGCGCGCGCCTGGAGCGGGTCCCCGGACCCATGGACAGCGCGCGCTGGCTCGGCGTGAGGCTCCCCGACGGGCGCGGCGCCTGGATCCAGAGCGGCGACGTGCGCACGGACTTCAGGCCCATCGGCATCGAGGCCTCCCTGGAGCTGGCCCGGCGCTTCCTGGGCGTCAACTACACCTGGGGCGGGTGCTCCTCCTTCGGGTTCGACTGCTCGGGGTTCACCCAGGCCATCATCCGGCGCCGCGGGGCCATCATGCCCAGGGACGCCAACGTGCAGGCGGAATGGAAGGGCCTGGTCCCGGTGCCGGACCGCGCCGCGCTGGAACCCGGCGATCTGCTCTTCTTCGGCAGGGACAAGGACCACATCAGCCACACCGGGATGTACCTCGGCAAGGGCGCCTTCATCCACGACACACCCAGGAACCGCCCCATGGTGCAGATCTCGGAGCTCGCAAGCCCCGAATGGTCCGCGATCCTCGTGGCGATGCGGAGGCTCAAGTGA
- a CDS encoding serine hydrolase translates to MLRSFRACALCLVAAASLRAQADPSWAWARMTRDVTRIADAAEGRVGVFIQSLDTRETFSLRADEVFPAASTIKLALLLELYRQCEKPGPRLTDPYAVDPRDLAEDSAILGNLAPGTRLTLHDLALFTVVVSDNSATNILIDRVGMDRVNAALDALGLTRTRLRRKMMDAKAAAEGRENVATPRELARLVTEIHSGPTLSPASRAGLMKLLSIPKDSYLSRLLPDGLVVADKTGSLQGVRNDVGIVFVKGRPFVVAVMASHLRDDREGEAVIARIARKAAAWMELAGASSPEGRVSGTLQVP, encoded by the coding sequence ATGCTCAGATCCTTCCGCGCGTGCGCCCTCTGCCTCGTGGCCGCGGCCAGCCTCCGGGCCCAGGCGGACCCCTCCTGGGCCTGGGCCCGCATGACCCGGGACGTGACCCGGATCGCCGATGCCGCGGAAGGCCGCGTGGGCGTGTTCATCCAGAGCCTGGACACGCGCGAGACCTTCTCCCTCCGGGCCGACGAGGTCTTCCCCGCGGCCAGCACCATCAAGCTGGCCCTCCTGCTGGAGCTGTACCGCCAGTGCGAGAAGCCGGGCCCCCGTCTCACCGATCCCTACGCGGTGGACCCCCGGGACCTGGCCGAGGACAGCGCCATCCTGGGCAACCTCGCCCCGGGCACCCGCCTCACCCTGCACGACCTGGCCCTGTTCACGGTGGTGGTGAGCGACAACAGCGCCACCAACATCCTCATCGACCGGGTGGGCATGGACCGCGTGAACGCGGCCCTGGACGCCCTGGGCCTGACGCGAACCCGCCTGCGCCGGAAGATGATGGACGCGAAGGCCGCCGCCGAAGGCCGGGAGAACGTCGCCACCCCCCGGGAGCTGGCCCGGCTGGTCACCGAGATCCACAGCGGCCCCACCCTCTCCCCGGCGTCCCGGGCCGGGCTCATGAAGCTGCTTTCGATTCCCAAGGACAGCTACCTCTCCCGCCTCCTCCCGGACGGCCTGGTGGTGGCCGACAAGACCGGCTCCCTCCAGGGGGTGCGCAACGACGTGGGCATCGTGTTCGTGAAGGGCCGCCCCTTCGTCGTCGCCGTGATGGCCTCCCACCTCCGGGACGACCGCGAAGGGGAGGCCGTCATCGCCCGCATCGCCCGGAAGGCCGCGGCCTGGATGGAGCTGGCCGGGGCCTCCTCCCCGGAGGGCAGGGTGTCGGGGACGCTCCAGGTCCCCTAG
- a CDS encoding M15 family metallopeptidase, with translation MSNPSIRGTHAAPYRGGRGRIPFAVLAALALSLGAQTPRLDELIAESRAAAMPAFPRSTAAPDLVELDPSIRLDIRYATRDNFLKAPVYAQARAFLQRPVAEALLRADRALQATGLRLRVHDAYRPWWVTRVFWEATPKADRDYVADPAKGSVHNRGCAVDVDLLGPDGTPLPMPSAYDEMSPKSHAAYAGGDAQARRNRDLLRAAMEKEGFRVLKEEWWHFDHASSPGYGVLNVPFEAIRDRSAEFAAAGQVLLVTTSGWNAVQGRMQRFERVGGTLVKAGAPLPVWLGKSGLAWRSDDGAPAAPAPGPAKREGDGRSPAGVLTFGGMWGYAPRAPEGVKLPYRSSTECDRCVDDPDHADYGRIVSTADTAPTWRSAERMRLETDHYRWLAVIHYNDQRPVKGAGSCIFLHVAPPPGGGTAGCTALAPEDLLTVLTWLDPARNPLLVQLPGELLDAASAAWHLPAALNP, from the coding sequence ATGTCCAACCCCAGCATCCGTGGAACCCATGCCGCTCCGTACCGGGGAGGGCGCGGACGGATTCCCTTCGCGGTGCTGGCCGCGCTGGCCCTGTCCCTGGGCGCGCAGACCCCCAGGCTCGACGAGCTGATCGCCGAATCCCGGGCGGCGGCGATGCCCGCGTTTCCCAGGAGCACGGCCGCGCCGGACCTGGTGGAGCTGGATCCCTCCATCCGCCTCGACATCCGCTACGCCACCCGCGACAACTTCCTCAAGGCCCCGGTGTACGCCCAGGCCCGGGCCTTCCTCCAGCGCCCCGTGGCCGAGGCCCTCCTGCGGGCGGACCGCGCCCTCCAGGCCACGGGCCTGCGCCTGCGGGTCCACGACGCCTACCGGCCCTGGTGGGTCACGCGGGTCTTCTGGGAGGCCACGCCGAAGGCCGACCGGGACTACGTGGCCGACCCCGCCAAGGGCTCGGTCCACAACCGCGGGTGCGCGGTGGACGTGGACCTCCTCGGGCCGGACGGGACCCCCCTCCCCATGCCCAGCGCCTACGACGAGATGTCCCCGAAGTCGCACGCCGCCTACGCGGGCGGCGACGCCCAGGCCCGGCGGAACCGGGACCTGCTGAGGGCCGCCATGGAGAAGGAGGGCTTCCGGGTGCTCAAGGAGGAGTGGTGGCATTTCGACCATGCCTCCAGCCCCGGCTACGGCGTCCTGAACGTGCCTTTCGAAGCCATCCGCGACCGGTCGGCGGAGTTCGCCGCGGCGGGCCAGGTGCTCCTGGTCACCACCTCCGGCTGGAATGCCGTCCAGGGCCGCATGCAGCGCTTCGAGCGGGTCGGCGGCACCCTCGTGAAGGCCGGGGCCCCGCTCCCGGTGTGGCTCGGGAAATCCGGCCTGGCCTGGCGCAGCGACGACGGCGCGCCCGCGGCCCCCGCCCCGGGCCCCGCCAAGCGCGAAGGCGACGGCCGATCCCCCGCGGGCGTGCTGACCTTCGGCGGCATGTGGGGCTACGCGCCCCGGGCGCCCGAGGGCGTCAAGCTGCCCTACCGTTCCTCGACCGAATGCGACCGCTGCGTGGACGACCCCGACCACGCCGACTACGGCCGCATCGTCAGCACCGCCGACACGGCCCCCACCTGGCGCTCCGCGGAGCGCATGCGCCTGGAGACCGACCACTACCGCTGGCTGGCCGTGATCCACTACAACGACCAGCGCCCCGTCAAGGGCGCCGGCAGCTGCATCTTCCTGCACGTGGCCCCGCCCCCCGGCGGCGGCACCGCGGGCTGCACCGCCCTGGCCCCGGAGGACCTCCTCACCGTCCTGACGTGGCTGGATCCCGCGCGCAATCCCCTGCTCGTGCAGCTCCCCGGGGAGCTGCTGGATGCCGCGAGCGCCGCCTGGCACCTGCCCGCCGCCCTCAACCCCTAA
- the lysA gene encoding diaminopimelate decarboxylase yields the protein MRPLSLALLLLAPALVRAADPTVHEALVAVRADRAGDPGVARTLQALASAHGTPVYVYDQAHILGQVGALKAAFAPRFPKLRLLYALKANTNPAIIGLLKSEGLGAEVVSQGEIEWALRAGYKGPEIMFTSSSKSPAELRRAIALGAVLNVDSMDELGQAQAEALRQKKQARISFRVNPGVDPHTIHQINTGITESKFGLHLQDGIAFRAYEKAKAMPGIRIEGVHCHIGSQITETEGYALTARKMLGFVKELKDKLGLRLAFVDLGGGLGIPYKDGQEVMSPGELAKVLEPIWKEGVAAAGYEPTLWLEPGRFFVGGAGFVLVRVNTVKQTPVKTFVNVDAGFNTLMRPILYQAYHRVRVLGKTADPVTVDIAGDVCETGDILAEARTLPRASAGDLLAILDAGAYGFSMASEYNSRPMPAELLVDGAKVRVIRRRAGFADIFRNTGK from the coding sequence ATGCGCCCCCTCAGCCTCGCCCTTCTCCTGCTCGCCCCGGCCCTGGTGCGGGCCGCGGACCCCACCGTCCACGAAGCCCTCGTGGCCGTCAGGGCGGACAGGGCCGGCGACCCGGGGGTGGCGAGGACCCTCCAGGCCCTGGCCTCGGCCCACGGCACGCCGGTCTATGTCTACGACCAGGCCCACATCCTCGGCCAGGTGGGCGCCCTCAAGGCCGCCTTCGCCCCCAGGTTCCCCAAGCTGCGCCTCCTCTACGCCCTCAAGGCCAACACCAACCCCGCGATCATCGGCCTCCTGAAAAGCGAGGGCCTCGGGGCCGAGGTGGTGTCCCAGGGCGAGATCGAGTGGGCCCTGAGGGCGGGCTACAAGGGCCCGGAGATCATGTTCACCTCCTCCTCCAAGAGCCCCGCCGAACTGCGGCGCGCCATCGCCCTGGGCGCCGTCCTCAACGTGGACTCCATGGACGAGCTGGGCCAGGCGCAGGCCGAGGCCCTCCGGCAGAAGAAGCAGGCCCGCATCAGCTTCCGGGTCAACCCCGGCGTGGACCCCCACACCATCCACCAGATCAACACCGGCATCACCGAGTCCAAGTTCGGCCTGCACCTCCAGGACGGCATCGCCTTCCGGGCCTACGAGAAGGCCAAGGCCATGCCCGGGATCCGCATCGAGGGCGTGCACTGCCACATCGGCTCCCAGATCACCGAGACCGAGGGCTACGCCCTCACCGCCAGGAAGATGCTGGGCTTCGTCAAGGAGCTCAAGGACAAGCTGGGCCTGCGCCTTGCCTTCGTGGACCTGGGCGGCGGGCTGGGCATCCCCTACAAGGACGGCCAGGAGGTCATGTCCCCCGGGGAGCTGGCCAAGGTCCTGGAGCCCATCTGGAAGGAAGGCGTGGCCGCGGCGGGCTACGAGCCCACCCTGTGGCTCGAGCCGGGGCGCTTCTTCGTGGGCGGCGCCGGCTTCGTCCTGGTGCGCGTCAACACGGTCAAGCAGACCCCGGTCAAGACCTTCGTGAACGTGGACGCGGGCTTCAACACCCTCATGCGCCCCATCCTCTACCAGGCCTACCACCGCGTGCGCGTCCTGGGGAAGACCGCGGACCCGGTCACCGTGGACATCGCCGGCGACGTGTGCGAGACCGGCGACATCCTCGCGGAGGCCCGCACCCTGCCCCGGGCATCGGCGGGCGACCTCCTGGCCATCCTGGACGCCGGCGCCTACGGCTTCTCCATGGCCAGCGAGTACAACTCCCGGCCGATGCCCGCCGAGCTCCTGGTCGACGGCGCCAAGGTGCGCGTCATCCGCCGCCGCGCGGGCTTCGCCGACATCTTCCGGAACACCGGCAAGTGA
- a CDS encoding N-acetylmuramoyl-L-alanine amidase — protein MRAPGIALGALLLLCAGCHHAPRNPLAQWSPSPNFNARRPQMVIIHHTACNTFDEALKVLQTANSGGPVSSHYLIGRDGRLAQLVSDDHRAWHAGGGGTWGASRDINSLSIGIELDNNGFEPFAQPQIDKLLVLLDDLVRRYDIPRTQIIAHADVDPVRKHDPNAAFPWKLLAEKGFGLWPDAELPEPPADFNPWAALRILGYSLKNPAATLGAFHLHYRATEAGELDGLDRRILFNLQSRQLGTAGLPHQDLGLPGNQVIR, from the coding sequence GTGAGGGCCCCGGGCATCGCGCTCGGCGCGCTCCTGCTCCTCTGCGCCGGCTGCCACCATGCGCCCCGCAATCCGCTGGCCCAGTGGTCCCCGTCGCCCAACTTCAACGCCCGCCGGCCCCAGATGGTCATCATCCACCACACAGCCTGCAACACCTTCGACGAGGCGCTGAAGGTCCTCCAGACCGCGAATTCCGGCGGGCCCGTGAGCAGCCACTACCTCATCGGCCGGGACGGGCGCCTGGCCCAGCTGGTCTCGGACGACCACCGCGCCTGGCACGCCGGGGGGGGCGGCACCTGGGGGGCCTCCCGGGACATCAATTCCCTCTCCATCGGCATCGAGCTGGACAACAACGGGTTCGAGCCCTTCGCCCAGCCCCAGATCGACAAGCTGCTGGTGCTGCTGGACGACCTGGTGCGCCGCTACGACATCCCCCGCACCCAGATCATCGCCCACGCCGACGTGGACCCGGTGCGCAAGCACGACCCCAACGCGGCCTTCCCCTGGAAGCTCCTGGCCGAGAAGGGCTTCGGCCTGTGGCCCGACGCCGAGCTGCCGGAACCCCCGGCGGACTTCAACCCCTGGGCCGCCCTGCGGATCCTGGGCTACTCCCTGAAGAACCCCGCCGCCACCCTGGGCGCCTTCCACCTCCACTACCGCGCCACCGAGGCCGGGGAGCTGGACGGCCTGGACCGGAGGATCCTCTTCAACCTGCAGTCAAGGCAGCTTGGGACCGCGGGTCTTCCGCATCAGGATCTCGGACTGCCCGGCAACCAGGTAATCCGGTAG
- a CDS encoding N-acetyltransferase — protein MDALSIRPLHTDLEPELCADLLASSDPWRTLGIGRPSLLAQIRDPSRERYVARAGDRLAGFLMLNLQGAFVGYIQAICVAPGFRNLGLGASLIGFAEERIFRDYPNVFLCVSAFNHGARRFYERLGYRVVGELPDYLVAGQSEILMRKTRGPKLP, from the coding sequence ATGGACGCGCTCTCGATCCGGCCGCTCCACACCGACCTCGAGCCGGAGCTGTGCGCGGACCTCCTGGCGTCCTCGGACCCCTGGCGGACCCTGGGCATAGGCCGGCCCTCCCTCCTGGCCCAGATCCGGGACCCGAGCCGGGAGCGCTACGTGGCGCGCGCGGGCGACCGCCTCGCCGGATTCCTGATGCTCAACCTGCAGGGCGCCTTCGTGGGCTACATCCAGGCGATCTGCGTGGCGCCCGGCTTCAGGAACCTGGGCCTGGGCGCCTCGCTCATCGGCTTCGCGGAGGAGCGGATCTTCCGGGACTACCCCAATGTCTTCCTCTGCGTCTCCGCCTTCAACCACGGCGCCCGCCGCTTCTACGAACGGCTGGGCTACCGGGTGGTGGGGGAGCTACCGGATTACCTGGTTGCCGGGCAGTCCGAGATCCTGATGCGGAAGACCCGCGGTCCCAAGCTGCCTTGA
- a CDS encoding exo-beta-N-acetylmuramidase NamZ domain-containing protein: protein MRIMVLLLSAFVLSAQPFNPKGLDELRAALAGAIERKVTPGAVVWVGHGSGDAHWAQGNRALVPSVEPMTEATVFDVASLTKVVATLPSVLLLVERGKVDLSAPVRAYLPEFASGEVTVRHLLTHTSGLIADLALTEPWSGYEEGIRRACACVPDPPPGREFRYSDVNFILLGEIVRRVSGQPLDLFAAREVFGPLGMTSSTFHPDPSQVAPTERDEHGVMLRGVVHDPTARRMGGVAGHAGLFSTATDLATYARFLLRGGPLLKPSTLALMRSVQTPASVYERRGLGWDLDSAFSRPRGALFGLGSFGHTGWTGTALWMDPASETFYVLLTTRLHPDGKGVTRELYYEVATLAARASGLTERRDGTLFPRAKDEVPTALNGIDVLERTGFAALKGLRIGLCTNHTGIDNERHATADVLKAAPGVRLVRLFSPEHGIRGQLDQEGIPDSVDARTGLPVVSLYKAGQRAPSPADLAGLDALVFDVQDIGCRFYTYIATLKGCLEAAAAAGIPLIVLDRVNPVRGDRVEGPVVPSEFGFTACHPVAIRHGMTVGELAGMFNGELKLGARLQVVQVQGWQRGQWLDATGLPWTDPSPNMRNLDAAALYPGTGLLESAISVGRGTDTPFQVLGAPYVNDRALAFELNKLGLPGVRFVAVRFRPAASVFKDQDCGGVRILLTDRDALRPVELGLAVAHTLRRLYGKAFDLAKLNRLLRDDASIALLAADKPFQAVVRGWEEARDAFLKRRAPFLLYP from the coding sequence ATGCGAATCATGGTCCTCCTGCTTTCCGCATTCGTGCTGAGCGCGCAGCCGTTCAACCCGAAAGGGCTCGACGAGCTCAGGGCCGCCCTCGCCGGCGCCATCGAGCGCAAGGTCACGCCCGGGGCCGTGGTGTGGGTGGGCCACGGCTCCGGGGACGCCCACTGGGCCCAGGGGAACCGCGCGCTGGTGCCCTCGGTGGAACCCATGACGGAAGCCACGGTCTTCGACGTGGCCTCCCTCACCAAGGTCGTCGCCACGCTCCCCTCCGTCCTGCTGCTGGTGGAGCGTGGCAAGGTCGACCTGTCGGCCCCGGTCCGCGCCTACCTGCCGGAGTTCGCCAGCGGCGAGGTGACGGTGCGCCACCTGCTCACCCACACGTCCGGGCTGATCGCGGACCTGGCGCTCACCGAACCCTGGAGCGGGTACGAGGAGGGCATCCGGCGGGCCTGCGCCTGCGTGCCGGACCCGCCTCCGGGCCGGGAGTTCCGATACAGCGACGTGAACTTCATCCTCCTGGGCGAAATCGTGCGCCGGGTGTCGGGGCAGCCCCTTGACCTCTTCGCGGCCCGCGAGGTGTTCGGGCCGCTGGGCATGACCTCTTCCACCTTCCATCCGGACCCGTCGCAGGTCGCCCCCACCGAGCGGGACGAGCACGGCGTCATGCTCCGGGGCGTCGTCCACGACCCGACCGCGCGCCGCATGGGCGGCGTGGCGGGGCATGCCGGGCTCTTCTCCACCGCAACCGACCTCGCAACGTACGCGCGCTTCCTGCTGCGCGGCGGCCCCCTCCTCAAGCCCTCGACCCTGGCGCTGATGCGCAGCGTCCAGACCCCGGCCTCGGTGTACGAGCGCCGGGGCCTCGGCTGGGACCTGGACTCCGCGTTCAGCCGGCCCCGGGGCGCCCTCTTCGGGCTGGGCTCCTTCGGCCACACGGGCTGGACGGGCACGGCCCTGTGGATGGACCCGGCCTCGGAGACCTTCTACGTGCTGCTCACCACCCGCCTCCACCCCGACGGCAAGGGCGTGACGCGCGAGTTGTACTACGAGGTGGCCACGCTCGCGGCCCGCGCGTCGGGGCTCACGGAGCGCCGGGACGGGACGCTGTTCCCCCGCGCCAAGGACGAGGTGCCCACCGCGCTCAACGGCATCGACGTGCTCGAGCGCACCGGCTTCGCCGCCCTGAAGGGCCTGCGCATCGGCCTGTGCACGAACCACACGGGCATCGACAACGAGCGCCACGCCACGGCCGATGTCCTCAAGGCCGCGCCCGGCGTGCGACTGGTGCGGCTCTTCAGCCCCGAGCACGGCATCCGCGGCCAGCTGGACCAGGAGGGCATCCCGGATTCCGTGGACGCCCGCACCGGCCTGCCGGTGGTCAGCCTCTACAAGGCCGGCCAGCGCGCGCCGTCGCCCGCGGATCTGGCCGGCCTCGACGCCCTGGTCTTCGACGTCCAGGACATCGGCTGCCGCTTCTACACCTACATCGCCACCCTGAAGGGCTGCCTCGAGGCCGCCGCCGCCGCCGGCATCCCCCTGATCGTCCTGGACCGGGTCAACCCCGTGCGGGGCGACCGGGTCGAAGGGCCCGTGGTCCCGTCCGAGTTCGGGTTCACGGCCTGCCATCCCGTCGCCATCCGCCACGGCATGACCGTGGGCGAGCTCGCCGGGATGTTCAACGGCGAACTCAAGCTGGGCGCCAGGCTCCAGGTGGTCCAGGTGCAGGGCTGGCAGCGCGGGCAGTGGCTCGACGCCACGGGCCTGCCGTGGACGGACCCCTCGCCCAACATGCGCAACCTCGACGCCGCGGCGCTGTATCCCGGCACCGGCCTGCTGGAATCGGCCATCAGCGTGGGCCGGGGCACGGATACGCCCTTCCAGGTGCTGGGCGCCCCGTACGTCAACGACCGTGCCCTGGCCTTCGAGCTCAACAAGCTGGGGCTGCCCGGCGTGCGCTTCGTCGCCGTGCGGTTCCGCCCCGCGGCCAGCGTCTTCAAGGACCAGGACTGCGGCGGCGTCCGCATCCTCCTCACGGACCGGGACGCCCTGCGGCCCGTGGAACTGGGCCTGGCGGTCGCCCACACCCTGCGCCGGCTGTACGGCAAGGCCTTCGACCTGGCCAAGCTCAACCGCCTGCTGCGGGACGACGCCTCCATCGCGCTGCTGGCCGCGGACAAGCCCTTCCAGGCCGTCGTGCGGGGCTGGGAGGAGGCCCGGGACGCCTTCCTGAAGCGGCGCGCGCCCTTCCTCCTCTACCCCTGA
- the ric gene encoding iron-sulfur cluster repair di-iron protein: MSSTITPATRIGDIVLEHPATMRLFERHNIDYCCGGHRTLAEACAHAGRQVSDVLPALEGLDAPAAEPLDPKVLAAGSMTALIAHIESTHHVFTREELNRVAPLMEKVARVHGANHPELARVASLFTALYDDLMPHLQKEEQILFPFIRGLESGAPACDSCFGSVRGPISVMQSEHEAAGDVLREIRELTKDYTLPDDACGSFRSLYMGLRNLEEDLHLHIYLESHILFPRAAEMETAKA, from the coding sequence ATGTCCAGCACCATCACCCCGGCAACCCGCATCGGCGACATCGTCCTCGAGCACCCCGCGACCATGCGCCTCTTCGAGCGCCACAACATCGACTACTGCTGCGGCGGCCACCGCACCCTCGCCGAGGCCTGCGCCCACGCCGGGCGCCAGGTGTCCGACGTCCTGCCCGCATTGGAGGGGCTGGATGCCCCGGCCGCCGAGCCCCTGGATCCCAAGGTCCTGGCCGCGGGCAGCATGACCGCCCTCATCGCCCACATCGAGTCCACCCACCACGTCTTCACCCGGGAGGAGCTGAACCGCGTGGCCCCCCTCATGGAGAAGGTGGCCCGGGTCCACGGCGCCAACCATCCGGAGCTGGCGCGGGTGGCCAGCCTCTTCACGGCGCTCTACGACGACCTCATGCCCCACCTGCAGAAGGAGGAGCAGATCCTCTTCCCCTTCATCCGGGGCCTGGAGTCGGGCGCCCCCGCCTGCGACAGCTGCTTCGGCAGCGTGCGCGGCCCCATCAGCGTCATGCAGAGCGAGCACGAGGCCGCCGGCGACGTCCTGCGGGAGATCCGCGAGCTCACGAAGGACTACACCCTGCCGGACGACGCCTGCGGCAGCTTCCGGTCCCTGTACATGGGCCTCCGGAACCTGGAGGAGGACCTCCACCTGCACATCTACCTGGAGAGCCACATCCTCTTCCCCAGGGCAGCCGAAATGGAGACTGCGAAGGCCTGA
- the dinB gene encoding DNA polymerase IV: MQPTDTVDSGPPRRIAHLDMDAYFASVELLKFPELKGLPVVIGGRRRPAEEGFQRLRDYRGRGVVTTCTYPARAFGVRSGMGLMKAAALAPDAILLPGDYETYSRVSRAFKAAVAEIAPSIEDRGIDEIYIDLTEVEGTSAELARRLKEAVKAATGLTCSVGITPNKLLSKIASELQKPDGVTILGLEDIPARIWPLPASAVNGIGPKAFGKLEAMGIRTIGDLAAADPALLLQRFGQSFGAWLSEAAHGRDGRPLTIVREAKSMSRETTFERDLHPREDRERLTAILLDLCGRLAQDLERKGLAAKTVGVKLRFDDFSILSRDVTLAWAVASADGLRDAARDCLRRVTFDRRLRLLGVRAGSLVKPGAGGAPRPLF, translated from the coding sequence ATGCAGCCGACAGACACAGTGGATTCCGGCCCTCCCCGGCGCATCGCGCACCTGGACATGGACGCGTACTTCGCCTCGGTGGAGCTCCTCAAATTCCCGGAGCTCAAGGGCCTGCCCGTGGTCATCGGCGGCCGCCGGCGCCCCGCGGAGGAAGGGTTCCAGCGCCTGAGGGACTACCGGGGGCGGGGCGTGGTCACCACCTGCACCTACCCGGCGCGGGCCTTCGGGGTGCGCTCGGGCATGGGCCTCATGAAGGCCGCCGCCCTGGCCCCCGACGCCATCCTGCTGCCGGGGGACTACGAGACCTATTCGCGGGTGTCCCGGGCCTTCAAGGCCGCCGTGGCGGAGATCGCGCCCAGCATCGAGGACCGGGGCATCGACGAGATCTACATCGACCTCACGGAGGTGGAGGGAACTTCCGCGGAGCTGGCCCGGCGCCTGAAGGAGGCCGTGAAGGCCGCCACCGGCCTCACCTGCTCCGTGGGAATCACGCCCAACAAGCTCCTCTCCAAGATCGCCTCGGAGCTCCAGAAGCCCGACGGGGTCACGATCCTCGGCCTGGAGGACATCCCGGCCCGCATCTGGCCCCTGCCGGCCTCGGCGGTCAACGGCATCGGGCCCAAGGCCTTCGGGAAGCTGGAGGCCATGGGGATCCGCACCATCGGCGACCTGGCGGCGGCCGATCCCGCGCTGCTCCTCCAGCGGTTCGGGCAGAGCTTCGGCGCCTGGCTCTCCGAGGCCGCCCACGGCCGGGACGGACGCCCCCTCACGATCGTGCGGGAGGCCAAGTCCATGAGCCGGGAGACCACCTTCGAGCGGGACCTGCACCCCCGGGAGGACCGGGAGCGGCTCACCGCCATCCTCCTGGACCTCTGCGGGCGGCTGGCCCAGGACCTGGAGCGCAAGGGCCTCGCCGCCAAGACCGTGGGCGTCAAGCTCCGCTTCGACGACTTCTCCATCCTCTCCCGGGACGTGACCCTGGCCTGGGCCGTGGCCTCCGCCGACGGCCTGCGGGACGCCGCCCGGGACTGCCTGCGCCGGGTGACCTTCGACCGCCGCCTGCGCCTCCTGGGGGTCCGGGCCGGGTCGCTGGTGAAGCCCGGCGCCGGGGGAGCGCCCCGGCCCCTCTTTTAA
- a CDS encoding DUF6515 family protein has translation MAISSRFPTILRFAALSLIACSAFAGQPWFRGGGSAGRGGGFHSGGGFHSGGGFRVHPGGFHGSPGLRVYGSVGILPRGYATYRWGGSPYYMHGGLWYRPWRGAYLGCYPPIGLYLDVLPFGFATAYYGGLRYYTYEDVYYTDSPSGGYVVADPPEREEARRAAPAAPEHDALLVSPREGQSAEKMKADRADAQRHARKVSGYDPAFSDPSDPGTPRARRAYQKALRSYLEDRGYSVD, from the coding sequence ATGGCCATTTCAAGCAGGTTCCCCACCATCCTCCGTTTCGCGGCCCTTTCCCTCATCGCCTGCTCCGCCTTCGCCGGCCAGCCCTGGTTCCGGGGCGGCGGATCGGCCGGGCGCGGCGGCGGCTTCCACTCCGGTGGCGGTTTCCACTCCGGCGGCGGCTTCCGGGTCCACCCCGGCGGCTTCCATGGCAGCCCCGGCCTGCGCGTCTACGGTTCCGTGGGCATCCTGCCGCGGGGCTACGCCACCTACCGCTGGGGCGGGTCCCCCTACTACATGCACGGCGGACTCTGGTACCGCCCCTGGCGGGGCGCCTACCTGGGCTGCTACCCCCCCATCGGCCTCTACCTGGACGTCCTGCCCTTCGGGTTCGCCACGGCCTACTACGGCGGCCTGCGCTACTACACCTACGAGGACGTCTATTACACCGACTCTCCTTCGGGCGGCTACGTGGTGGCCGATCCCCCGGAGCGGGAGGAGGCCCGCCGCGCCGCGCCGGCCGCACCGGAGCACGACGCTCTCCTGGTCAGTCCCAGGGAAGGCCAGAGCGCCGAGAAGATGAAGGCGGACCGCGCCGACGCCCAGCGCCACGCCCGCAAGGTCAGCGGCTACGACCCGGCGTTCAGCGATCCCTCCGACCCGGGGACGCCCCGGGCCCGCAGGGCCTACCAGAAGGCCCTGAGGTCGTACCTGGAGGACCGCGGCTACTCGGTGGACTGA